The Desulfonatronum thiodismutans genome contains the following window.
TGCCATCGGGCAGATGGGCAGCGCATCCCTGGCCACCGTGGCTCCCGGGTTGTCCGAAGCGCTGGTGGCCACGGCCATCGGCCTGGCCGTGGCCATCCCCGCATCCGTGGCCTACAATTTCTTTCGGGGAATGCTGGGCAGCATCGAGGTGGAGCTGATCAACTTCGCCGGGGCGTTTCTGAATCGGGTCCAGCGTGAGCTGCCCTGGGTTTCCGGACAGTTGGAACCCGAAGAGAACGGGCTGGTGGAGAGAGAAATCTAGGCGCTGCCGGGCAAGGAGAAAGTCGAATGGAAAGCCATACCGGTCAAGGATACATGGACCAGATGAACGTGGTCCCGTTCGTCGATGTCATGCTCGTGTTGCTGGTGATTTTCATGGTCACGGCCCCCTTCATGACCGAAGGGTTGGAGGTGGACCTGCCCCAGACCCGAACCGTACAGACTCTACCGCAAGACGAAGATACTCTGGTCTTGACCATCCGAAGTGACGGCTCCATTTTTTTGGATCAATACGAGGTGGCTTTGGGCGAGTTGGGTGAGCATGTCGAGCGCTTGATCCAGACTCGGGACAGGATTCTCTATCTGCGCGCGGACAAGGATGTGCCCTACGGGCTGGTGGTCCAGGTGATGGCCGAAGCCCGCGAGGCCGGCGTCGAACGACTGGGCATCGTGGCCGAATCCGAACCTCGGGAGCCCTGAGGCCCGTTCGTCTCGGATTCGATCAGCGAGGTAACATTTGGGCACTCCTACGCATATACTTGTCTTCGGACTGTCCGTGCTCCTGCATATCGGGGTGGTAGGCATCGGTCTGTTTCAGCTGTCCTCCAGCAAGCAGATCCGGGTCGATCTGAGCAAGCCCGTGGTCTATCAGGTTGACTTGGTTCGCCTTGATCCTCCCGCTCCCGGTCGTCCGGCTCCACTGGCGCCTTCCGCGCCGGCTCCCGTGAAGCCGACCCCGGCGGCCCAGGAACAACCAAAGCCCGCGCCCAAGCCGGAGGTTGCGCCTCCTGCCCCGCCGCCTCCGCAACCCAAGGCCGAAGTTCCCATCCCGGAGCCTCCCAAGCCGACCCCGGAACCCAAACCGGCACCAAAACCTGAACCTAAACCAAAGCCAAAGCCGGAACCGCCCAAGCCTGCTCCGAGTCCTCCCAAACCTCCAGAGCCGCCCCGCCAGCCCGCGCGGACCGAACCAACCCGGGAGCAAATCATGGCCGAAGCCCTCGGTTCCGTGCAGCGGGATGTGGCGCAACGTGCCCAGCCTGATGCACGGGATCAGGCCTTGGCTGGCTTGCGGCAAAGCGGGGCCACCGGCCCTGGCGGCGCGGATGGGCAAGCCGGGACTGGCTACGGAGGGCTGATGGAGGTCTACGCCCAGATGGTGGAGAGTCGGGTCAAGGCCCAGTGGCGGTTTCCCAAGGGGGCGTCGCGACAGGATCTCAGCGCGGTGCTGGATATTTCCCTGGACCGGGATGGTCGTGTTCTGGGCAGCCGCGTTGTACGCTCCTCCGGGCATTCCGGCTTCGACGCCTCCATAGAGCGGGCCGTGGAAGAGACCGGGCAACTACCGCCTCCGCCTCGCCCTGATTTGCGCACCATTCGAATTACGTTCAATCTTCAGGAGTTGTAATCAAATATGCATTTTTTTCATGGAACGATCTTCCGACGCTTGGCGTTGGTTTTGCTGATTCTGTTGTGCGTGACGTTTCCGACCCGAAACGTTGGCGCGCAACAGACCTTGAGCATCGATATCTTCGGGCCGGGGCAATCCCAACTGAACATGGTCATGGCCAAGCCCCTGGGGCTGGCCGCTGGGCAACAGCCGCCGGCCGAAGCCGAGACTCTGGCCGGCTACCTGGAGGATTATCTTGGATTCATGCCGTTTTTGCGGTTGGTTCCGGGGAGCCGTATCCTGGGTGGGGACGTGCTGCCCGGAGTCACGGCCCAGGACGTGGATTTCCGACGGTTTCGTCTGGAACGGGTCGATCTCGTGCTCACCGCCGGATGGGGCGGTCCCAGCGGTCCGGTGGAACTGCGGGTCTTCGAAACCTTTGAGCAGCGCCTGATTCTGGGTAAGGCCTACTCCGGCGCGACCCCGGCGGACCTGCCCGAGATCGCGGCCAGGTTTTGCGCGGACCTGATGGCGGAACTGACCGGGCAGGGGGATTTTTTCCGCTCCACTTTGGCGGTGGTTCGGACTCACGGAGAGAACAAGGAACTTTGGGCTTCTTCCCCTTTGGGCCAGGGGATGCGACAGTTGACCAGCCTGGGAGGCATCAGCATGAGCCCGGCCTGGTCCAGAGACGGGCGACGACTGGTGTTCACCCTGATCAACGATGGTCGGCATTACCTCGGGGTTCTGGACAAGGAAAGCGGGGACGTTCGACGCGTTCAACTTCCTGGGAACAGTGTGATTTCTCCGGTATTCGACCACAGAGGCAATATTTTCGTCAGTCTGAATCCGGAAGGCAGTCCGAATATTTATCAGCTTTCCGAAGATCTGCGCATGGGGCCGAGGGTGGTTCAGAGCTGGGCCATTGATATTTCGCCGAGTTTCGACGCCACGGGCTCGAAAATGGCCTATGTCTCCAGCAGACTCGGAAATCCGCATATTTTCGTTGTGGACACGGCCTCCGGGGAGTCCCGCAGGGTGACCTACGAGGGTACCTACAACACGAATCCCAGCCTCAGCCCGGATGGGCGACTGGTGGTTTTTTCTCGCCAAACCAGCGAGGGGCATAGAATTTTTATGCACGACCTGCTTACGGGGAGGGAACGGCAGTTGACTTTTGGGCCAAGAAATGATGTCAGTCCGGCTTGGGCACCGGATAGTTATTTTATTGCATTCAGTTCCAATCGGAGTGGGGAGTACAAGATTTATCTGACCACCCGGAACGGCGACGAGGCCCGGATGGTGCCCCTGGGCGAGGGAGAGTTCGCGTCGCCGGCCTGGGCGCGGCAACCGTGATGCGTTTTTTTCATCAACAGTTTTTTAAGGAGAAAAGGTATGAGGGGAAATTGGGTTGTTGGTTTGGGGCTGATCCTGGCCATTATGCTGGCCTTTGGGGCCGGTTGCGCCAAGAAGCAGGTTGATTCGAGCCCTGTGGGCGTCAGCGCCGAACAGGCCGCTGAAGAAGCGAGGTTGCGGGAAGAAGCCAGGCTGCGGGAACAGCAACTGGCTGAAGAGCGTTTGGCCAGGGAACGTTCCGAAGCGGAACGGGCCCGGTTGGGCCAAGTGGCGGAAATGATCACCGCGAACATGATTCACTTTGACTTTGACAGATACGACCTGCGTCCGGATGCTCGGGAAGTCTTGCAGACCAAGGCCGAGTTGTTGAAGCAGAACCCGGATATCCGTCTGCTGATCGAGGGCCATACCGACGAACGAGGCACCTCCGAGTACAACCTGGCTTTGGGTGAGCGCCGCGCCCGTGCCGCGTATGAGTTCCTGGTCCTTTTGGGCATCAGCCCCAATCGGCTGCAGATCGTCAGCTACGGCAAGGAACGCCCCTTGAATCCGGCCAGCAATGAAACCGCCTGGGCTCAGAACCGCCGCGCTCAGTTCCGGATTCTCGATATGTAGGGATGTGAGAGGTTCTCGAACCGATCATGAATAAAAAACGCCGCCGGGCTTGCCCGGCGGCGTTTTTTATTCGGCATAGGGACGAATATCTGTGCCGACCCTGTTCGCATTGAGACTATGTCAGTGCGACCACACCCCAGAGCAGGGCCGTCGCCGGAACCGCGGCCACCGCGTCGTCGAGCATCACCCCCAGCCCTCCGGGAACTCGTCGTTCCACCGTGCGAACCGGCCAGGGCTTGAGAATGTCCGCGACGCGGAAGAACAAGAAGCCCGCAACAAGTTGAGGGGCTGTCAGCGCGGCAAAGGGCAGCAGGGTCAGCCATTGCCCCAATAGTTCGTCCACCACCACGCATCCGGGATCCTTGCGTCCGAACAAACGCTCCGCCCTAGCCGCGGCCCAGGTCCCGACCACCAATACACCCGCAAGCACGAGTACGCGCAGGGAAAAAGACAGCGGCATGAACAGCCAGGGGGCCGCGATCACCGCGGCCAGTGAGCCCCATGTGCCCGGAGCCTTGGGCAGAAGGCCGAACGGTCCGAGGGTGGCGATGGTCGAGGCGACACGGTCGAGAAATGCGGGCATGGGGAAGGCTATCCTGCTAAATGGTGTCCGGCTCAGAATGGATTGATGTGTTCCCGTCTGGTGTAGTGCAGGTAGCCCACGCTGGCGCCCAGGCGCATGCCGACGCCGGTGCGGATGGGCGCGAGGACGATTTCATTACTTTTCTGATAGTTCATGCTGAATCCGCCAAGGACGTAGACACTTCCGTCCACCCCGGGAAAACGCTGGAAGATCAGGTTGGGGTCGGTCAGGTTGTAGACCAGGGTGAAGACCTTTGCGGCATGCAGTCCAATATCAAAGCCCATGGACGGTCCTTGCCAGTACACGTCAACAGGTTCTTGGCCCTTCAACTGCAACTGGCCCTTGCCGTAGCGCAGCCCGACCACCAAGGCCCCTCCGGCCTCGTCGCCCTTGATGAATCCGGTTGGACGACCCTGCTCCGCGAAAATTCTGTTCAGGATGCTTGCCAATCCTTGGGTGGTCCCTTCGAAAAAGCCCTCCACCTGATTGCTGATTTCTTCCCTGCTGAAAGTCTGGGATTCGTTTTCCATTTCAGGGGAGACTTGAGCCATGGCCTGGGTCAGGGTTAGGAAGGAGCAGAACCAAGCCGTCAGCCCTATGACGACGATCATGTGCCGAAAGGTGTTCATAAGTTGTCTCCGGGTTGCTCGTTTTTTGGGGTCAGGGTGATGTTTCTTGCCGGACCATTCTTCAAACGATGTTTGGTATAGATAACATTACTTGGAATGGCAGACGTGATCAAGGTGATTGCTTTTTACCGGACCACATGGGCGGTCACAGCAGGTAGGCTTGTTTCTATAACGGCTTCGGGCTATCGATTTACGTGTAGGAGACACGCTTACTTCGTTTTAGGCAGCCGTCGGTTCGGTATTGATGCCCGTGGATGATATCGCCAACTGACGGTTTTGGTAACTGCTCAATAACTCCGGGAATAGAACCACACGAAACCATCTGGACCCCGGCCTGCGCCGGGGTGACGACCGAAAGAACTCGCCAATGCGTCACTCCATTCCGTCATACCGGCGCAGGCCGGCGCGTTCCGCTATCCAGGCGGCACGGCCCCCCGGTGATAGATTGCCTGATCTTTTTGAGCAATTATCGATTTATTGGTGTACTGCGATATCGAGAGCTCGAGATTTTTTGAGGGGCGAGGATGATCAGTCAGGACGTGATCCGTTTGTAAACAAGCAATAATTAAAAGGATAATGGATAATGAACGATTGGGTGACGCATCGTCGACAGGTT
Protein-coding sequences here:
- a CDS encoding phosphatidylglycerophosphatase A family protein, which produces MPAFLDRVASTIATLGPFGLLPKAPGTWGSLAAVIAAPWLFMPLSFSLRVLVLAGVLVVGTWAAARAERLFGRKDPGCVVVDELLGQWLTLLPFAALTAPQLVAGFLFFRVADILKPWPVRTVERRVPGGLGVMLDDAVAAVPATALLWGVVALT
- a CDS encoding ExbD/TolR family protein; this encodes MESHTGQGYMDQMNVVPFVDVMLVLLVIFMVTAPFMTEGLEVDLPQTRTVQTLPQDEDTLVLTIRSDGSIFLDQYEVALGELGEHVERLIQTRDRILYLRADKDVPYGLVVQVMAEAREAGVERLGIVAESEPREP
- the pal gene encoding peptidoglycan-associated lipoprotein Pal, whose protein sequence is MRGNWVVGLGLILAIMLAFGAGCAKKQVDSSPVGVSAEQAAEEARLREEARLREQQLAEERLARERSEAERARLGQVAEMITANMIHFDFDRYDLRPDAREVLQTKAELLKQNPDIRLLIEGHTDERGTSEYNLALGERRARAAYEFLVLLGISPNRLQIVSYGKERPLNPASNETAWAQNRRAQFRILDM
- a CDS encoding DUF1134 domain-containing protein yields the protein MNTFRHMIVVIGLTAWFCSFLTLTQAMAQVSPEMENESQTFSREEISNQVEGFFEGTTQGLASILNRIFAEQGRPTGFIKGDEAGGALVVGLRYGKGQLQLKGQEPVDVYWQGPSMGFDIGLHAAKVFTLVYNLTDPNLIFQRFPGVDGSVYVLGGFSMNYQKSNEIVLAPIRTGVGMRLGASVGYLHYTRREHINPF
- a CDS encoding energy transducer TonB; the protein is MGTPTHILVFGLSVLLHIGVVGIGLFQLSSSKQIRVDLSKPVVYQVDLVRLDPPAPGRPAPLAPSAPAPVKPTPAAQEQPKPAPKPEVAPPAPPPPQPKAEVPIPEPPKPTPEPKPAPKPEPKPKPKPEPPKPAPSPPKPPEPPRQPARTEPTREQIMAEALGSVQRDVAQRAQPDARDQALAGLRQSGATGPGGADGQAGTGYGGLMEVYAQMVESRVKAQWRFPKGASRQDLSAVLDISLDRDGRVLGSRVVRSSGHSGFDASIERAVEETGQLPPPPRPDLRTIRITFNLQEL
- a CDS encoding PD40 domain-containing protein, yielding MHFFHGTIFRRLALVLLILLCVTFPTRNVGAQQTLSIDIFGPGQSQLNMVMAKPLGLAAGQQPPAEAETLAGYLEDYLGFMPFLRLVPGSRILGGDVLPGVTAQDVDFRRFRLERVDLVLTAGWGGPSGPVELRVFETFEQRLILGKAYSGATPADLPEIAARFCADLMAELTGQGDFFRSTLAVVRTHGENKELWASSPLGQGMRQLTSLGGISMSPAWSRDGRRLVFTLINDGRHYLGVLDKESGDVRRVQLPGNSVISPVFDHRGNIFVSLNPEGSPNIYQLSEDLRMGPRVVQSWAIDISPSFDATGSKMAYVSSRLGNPHIFVVDTASGESRRVTYEGTYNTNPSLSPDGRLVVFSRQTSEGHRIFMHDLLTGRERQLTFGPRNDVSPAWAPDSYFIAFSSNRSGEYKIYLTTRNGDEARMVPLGEGEFASPAWARQP